The genomic interval TGGCCGGCTCATCGACGCGGCGCAGGATCCGCAGGTAGACGAGCGCGGCGAGCGGCCCCGCCACAAGGCTGCCGACGACACCGATCAGGAAGGCCGGCGCCACCTCGGCAACGGCGAAATGGCCGGTCATCGCTGCCGCAACGCCGAGCCGGTAGATCAACAGCGAGGCGGCGTCGTTGAGGAGGCTTTCGCCGCGCAGGATCGTGGCGAGACGATGCGGCAGGGAGACGTGGTTGAGCACCGACAGCGCCGCCACGGCGTCCGGCGGGGCCACGATGGCACCGAGCACAATGGCGGCGGCGAGCGGCATGTCCGGCACGAGCCACAGCGCGACCGCCGCGACCGCCGCGGTCGTCGCCGCCACCGCGCCGATGGCGAGCCCGGCGATGGGGCGGGCATTGCGCACGAGGTCGCGCAGGGACGTGCTGTAGCCGGCATCCATGAGCACGGGCGCGAGGAACAGGGCGAGCGCCAGTTCCGGATCGAGCGTGAGGCCCGGCACGCCGGGCACGAAGGCGAGGCCGACGCCGCCCAGGGCCAGGAAGGCCGGATAGGGCGCGCGCAGGCGCCGCGCCAGGGCAGCGAGCAGAACAGCGCCAACCAGGACGCCGACGATCCAGTGGAACACGAACATGGAAAAGGGTGGATCCGACGCGCAGCCGTGACGATGACGGTGACGACGGAACGCCGGGCGATCGGTATTCTTTCCGAAACCCTCGGCCGGGCTAAATCGACGCTGGCCGGGTGGCGATCAGATCACGCAAGGTCGTGATCGTGGAGGAATCCGCGACGCCATCGATGCGGGTCGGCCGGAAGTGGCGCTGGAAGGCGGTGACGACCGCACGCATCGCCGCATCGAACTGGCCGGTGACCGGCTGCTCGTAGCCGTAGAGGGCCAGCATCGCCTGCAGGGCCTCGACCGGCTGGCCGGTATCGCCCATGGCCAAGAAGCGGCCATCCCGCACCGGCGCCGGCGGCACCCAGTGCCCGACGCCCTCGCGCGCCAGCCGCTCCCAGGGAAAGGCTTCGCCCGGATCCTCCTTGCGCGCGGGCGCCACGTCGGAATGGGCGAGCACGCGGGGGCCGGGGATCGCGCGCCGGACGACGATGTCGCGGGCAAGCCGCGTCACCGCGGCGATCTGCGCCTCCGGATAGGGCGGGAGCCCACCGGCATGGCCGGGATGGGCGATCTCGATGCCGATGGAGCGGGAGTTGATGTCGCGTGCGCCCGCCCAGGCTCCGGCGCCCGCGTGCCAGGCCCGGTCGGCCTCCGGCACCATCTGCACGACGCGTCCATCCTCGAACACGAAGTAATGGGCCGAGACCTCGGCGGAGGGGTCACATAGACGGTCCAGCGCACCCTGCGCCGTCGGCATGCCGGTGTAATGCAGGATCAGCATGTCGAGCGCGCCGCCGACCCGCGCGCCGCGGTTGGGCGAGGCGACGACGGCCTGCGCGAGCGGGCTGTCGGGCGAGAAGCTCACGTCAGCCCCCGCTCGGCCGCGATCTGGTCCCAGGCGGCATTGATGGCGGCGAGCCGGTGCGTCGCGATCGCCACCGCCTCCGGCGGCAATCCGCGCGCCAGCGCCCGGTCGGGATGGTTCTCGGCCACCAGCCGCCGGTACTGCGCCTTGAGGGCGGCGGGGTCGGCGGAGCGTTCGAGGCCGAGCACGAGATAGGGATCGTCGGCGAGCCGCACGTGCCGGGCGGCGATCCGGCGGAAGGCCGCCTCGTCGAGGCCGAAAATCCCGGCGACGGAGCGCAGGTAGCGCTCCTCGCCCTCGTGGATCGCCCCGTCGGCGGTGGCGATGTGGAACAGGCCGTCGAGCACGTCCTCAAGCAGAGCCGGCTCCTCGCCGAAGGTCGCGGCGAGTTGACCGGCATAGGCCTCGAAGCCGTCGGTCGTCGCCTTGGCAAGGTCGAACAGGCGCTGGACGCCCGCGCGCGCCTCGGGCTCGACCTGCACCACCCGCCCGAAGGCCCGGACCTCGGACTCGGTCACCACGCCGTCGGACTTCGCCATCTTGGCCGCGAGCGCCACGAGCCCCGTCGTGAACAGGACGTCCCGGGGCGTCGGGCCGAAGGGCGCGCCCTCGCGATCGACGAGAAAGTGGCCGGCGACCGATCCGACCAGCGCTCCGATCGGCCCCCCGACGAGCACGCCGATCCCGGCCCCGCCGATCTTGCCCCACAGGCCGGTGCTCATCGGGCGCCGCCCGCAACGGGAGAGCGAAAACGTGAGGTATCGAGGGGGGACAAGGGCGGATCCGAAGTCATTCAGCAGGAGCGATCGCCACGGCTTAGTGTCTCTCACAAAACTCCCGCTGCGCCGTCCTCGCCAAAGCGAGAACGGTCAGAGATCGGGATTTTTGTGAGGCACTCTTAACGCCGCAAAGCGTACCGCAGCGCAAGCCCGGTGCTTTAATCGACCGCAAAAGAAAGGCGATTATATCTTTCCCACATACTTGACCGGTCATGGTCGTCTTTAGATTGCGCACTACCTAATGGGCTCCCCATGTCCGGGGCCGACAAGAACCCTGCTGAGGAAACGCTAGATGTTGAAGATTGCCCTGCCGGTTGTGTCTCTCGCAGCTTTCGCTGCCACTCCGGCCCTTGCCCTTGAGGTGACAAAGACAGCGACCGTTGCGGCTTCGCCGGACAAGGTTTGGAATACCATCGGCGGCTTCTGCGGCATCGGCGATTGGCACCCCGTGGTTGAGAAGTGCGCGCTGTCCAAGACGGGGGGCAAGGAAGAGCGCACTCTGTCGCTCAAGGGCGGCGGCACCATTGTGGAGCAGGAGCAATCCCGCGACGACAAGAAGATGGACTACACCTACACGATCCTTTCGGGCCCCCTGCCGGTTGAGGACTACAAGTCCACGATCATGGTCGAGAAGGATGGTAGCGGTTCCAAGGTCACTTGGACCGGCAACTTCAAAGCCAAGGGGGCGCCCGACGACAAGGCAAAAGAGGCCATCGCGGGCGTCTACGAGGCTGGCCTGAAAGGCATCGCCGACAAGGCCAAGTAGTCTGCGTTCGGCGGGGCGGGGGCGTTTATGGCTGCTCCTGCTTCGCCTTCGCAATCCGTTTCAGGTTCGC from Methylobacterium sp. AMS5 carries:
- a CDS encoding N-acetylmuramoyl-L-alanine amidase gives rise to the protein MSFSPDSPLAQAVVASPNRGARVGGALDMLILHYTGMPTAQGALDRLCDPSAEVSAHYFVFEDGRVVQMVPEADRAWHAGAGAWAGARDINSRSIGIEIAHPGHAGGLPPYPEAQIAAVTRLARDIVVRRAIPGPRVLAHSDVAPARKEDPGEAFPWERLAREGVGHWVPPAPVRDGRFLAMGDTGQPVEALQAMLALYGYEQPVTGQFDAAMRAVVTAFQRHFRPTRIDGVADSSTITTLRDLIATRPASI
- a CDS encoding TerB family tellurite resistance protein produces the protein MSTGLWGKIGGAGIGVLVGGPIGALVGSVAGHFLVDREGAPFGPTPRDVLFTTGLVALAAKMAKSDGVVTESEVRAFGRVVQVEPEARAGVQRLFDLAKATTDGFEAYAGQLAATFGEEPALLEDVLDGLFHIATADGAIHEGEERYLRSVAGIFGLDEAAFRRIAARHVRLADDPYLVLGLERSADPAALKAQYRRLVAENHPDRALARGLPPEAVAIATHRLAAINAAWDQIAAERGLT
- a CDS encoding SRPBCC family protein, with protein sequence MLKIALPVVSLAAFAATPALALEVTKTATVAASPDKVWNTIGGFCGIGDWHPVVEKCALSKTGGKEERTLSLKGGGTIVEQEQSRDDKKMDYTYTILSGPLPVEDYKSTIMVEKDGSGSKVTWTGNFKAKGAPDDKAKEAIAGVYEAGLKGIADKAK